A DNA window from Leishmania braziliensis MHOM/BR/75/M2904 complete genome, chromosome 5 contains the following coding sequences:
- a CDS encoding phosphate carrier protein, mitochondrial precursor-like protein gives MHTHANSNEYPQPETSKRKASMSAGFEVHNRNIGSNGSEVNGHGDRADEPGLASLLMAGVGGSSTTAADVTNTTATTSLLPPGATSGVVASSHVSPTLSSRERVCFQSFLSTAAAAVLTGILLTTYIWRSTSASNIDPATGTVRLHSFQYFVYCFLGGMTVGMVHLVVAPIDILKCRVQVGEYRSFMDGFTHLYCVEAGGSILRALPLLFRGWLPMLWGYGIQGSVKFSLYEFLKYKLLISSVQAPGAAAEGVASSPALSSAAHSSSLYQFFIFLFSSCLAEVVADLGLAPWEAVKIRMQTSPSFPRHLRTALPRMWDREGLHGFYKGLVPLWCRQVPYTMIKFSSFEFIVAWLQSLFNRLGIMDAAAPGVTEKLVVSLLAGVLAGLLCGVVSHPADTVLSRMNQRASALTLNPTPLVANPIADAPCSSIGQARAPCTAFRSAVHGALELMRTVGWRGMWKGLAPRLLMVVSLTALQWVTYDGFKVWAGLPTSGDVKE, from the coding sequence ATGCACACGCATGCGAACTCGAACGAATACCCACAGCCAGAGACCAGTAAACGCAAAGCGTCCATGTCGGCTGGCTTTGAGGTGCACAACCGCAACATTGGCTCAAACGGCAGCGAGGTCAACGGACACGGTGACCGCGCCGATGAGCCAGGCCTCGCTTCGTTGCTAATGGCAGGGGTCGGTGGAAGctcgacgacggcagcggatGTGACCAATACAACGGCCACGACGTCCCTCTTGCCCCCTGGCGCCACCAGTGGAGTGGTGGCGAGCTCGCACGTCTCCCCCACCCTGAGCTCCCGAGAGAGGGTTTGCTTCCAGAGCTTTCTATCcacggcggctgcggcggtgctcACAGGAATTCTCCTGACGACGTATATATGGCGGTCCACCTCCGCGTCCAACATCGACCCGGCCACCGGCACGGTACGCTTACATTCATTCCAGTACTTTGTCTATTGTTTTCTGGGCGGCATGACGGTGGGGATGGTCCACCTCGTCGTTGCCCCTATCGACATCCTCAAGTGTCGCGTGCAGGTGGGCGAGTACCGCAGCTTTATGGATGGGTTTACTCATCTCTATTGCGTTGAGGCTGGAGGCTCCATCCTCCGcgcactgccgctgttgtTCCGCGGGTGGCTGCCAATGCTGTGGGGATACGGCATTCAAGGCTCCGTCAAGTTCTCTCTCTACGAATTTTTGAAGTACAAGCTGCTGATCTCCTCTGTGCAGGCGCCAGGTGCCGCCGCGGAAGGGGTAGCCAGCTCGCCCGCGCTGTCGTCAGCGGCTCACTCCTCCAGTCTCTACCAGTTCttcatttttctcttctcgaGCTGCCTGGCCGAGGTTGTTGCCGATCTCGGCTTGGCACCATGGGAGGCGGTAAAAATTCGCATGCAGACTTCGccctcctttccgaggcACCTCCGTACTGCCCTGCCACGCATGTGGGACAGAGAGGGGCTGCACGGCTTCTACAAGGGACTGGTGCCGCTCTGGTGCCGGCAGGTGCCATATACTATGATAAAGTTCTCCTCCTTTGAATTTATCGTCGCTTGGCTGCAGTCCCTCTTCAATCGCCTTGGCATCAtggacgctgcggcgcctgGCGTCACGGAGAAACTGGTCGTAAGTTTGCTCGCTGGCGTGCTGGCAGGGCTGCTCTGCGGCGTCGTGTCACACCCGGCGGACACGGTGCTGTCGAGAATGAACCAGAGGGCGTCTGCATTAACATTGAATCCGACGCCGCTGGTGGCCAATCCAATCGCGGACgcgccgtgcagcagcatcggtCAAGCCAGAGCACCGTGCACCGCATTCCGCAGCGCGGTGCACGGTGCTCTTGAGTTGATGCGTACGGTGGGGTGGCGCGGGATGTGGAAGGGTTTGGCACCCCGTCTGCTGATGGTGGTTTCGCTGACGGCACTGCAGTGGGTGACGTATGACGGTTTCAAGGTGTGGGCTGGACTGCCCACGTCTGGAGACGTGAAGGAGTAA
- a CDS encoding putative ARP2/3 complex 16kDa subunit: protein MRVDESPSPCSTHEGPGTVERGAAHVFFFSCLPSCAILSPSLTFFRLLFSFLVTHSAAVAAEACMRNDSGNEAQTYAKDETATNAPPCTKRYSSPAFSPVFAHHFPLQMSPACASPALVATLCAELDALETTLLRSLSIGDARRVLALLHDVDVQLCCSVGVAAPIAESSNGTDSCSAKGDIIRSAGSSAGGTLLRLRSIFVAQLTIPQQDALMRVLYVCMASCASGVTAPTFKGLCGAPTAAQEAHAPLSPAAVHHLYEWHAALHDAAGDGAVVRALMSR from the coding sequence ATGCGTGTAGATgagtccccctccccctgctcCACGCATGAGGGGCCTGGCACAGTCGAGAGAGGTGCGGCTCacgtattttttttttcctgcctTCCTTCTTGTGccattctctctccctcgctcacattctttcgccttctcttctccttcctcgtcACGCATtccgctgccgttgctgctgaggcGTGTATGCGCAACGACAGTGGGAACGAAGCGCAAACTTACGCTAAAGACGAAACAGCGACGAATGCTCCCCCGTGTACGAAGCGATACTCTTCTCCCGCGTTCTCCCCTGTCTTTGCTCACCACTTCCCTCTCCAGATGTCGCCGGCTTGTGCCTCTCCTGCTCTGGTAGCAACGCTCTGCGCCGAGCTAGACGCGCTCGAAACGACATTATTGCGGAGCCTCTCCATCGGTGATGCACGTCGTGTGCTGGCCCTGCTCCACGATGTGGACGTGCAGCTCTGCTGTAGCGTCGGTGTCGCAGCCCCCATTGCAGAGAGCAGTAATGGCACAGACTCCTGCAGTGCCAAGGGGGACATCATACGCTCTGCTGGTTCTAGCGCTGGAGGAACCCTACTGCGGCTGCGCTCGATCTTTGTAGCTCAGCTGACCATCCCCCAGCAAGATGCGCTGATGCGTGTGCTGTACGTGTGCAtggcctcctgcgcctcggGCGTCACGGCACCCACATTCAAAGGCCTTTGTGGGGCTCCGACCGCTGCCCAAGAGGCTcacgcgcctctctcgccaGCGGCTGTTCACCACCTGTACGAATGGCACGCGGCCCTGCACGACGCGgctggcgacggcgctgtggtGCGTGCTTTGATGAGTAGATGA
- a CDS encoding putative protein tyrosine phosphatase, producing MGIRDMYLLAYNASMCVGWGAILVKVVKHFVDGGDAASVYPEIAQLLCVAQTGALAEILHAAFGIVRSPVGTTLLQVLSRLIVLYGAVRLGDTEATRSLAFVQMVVAWCLSEVIRYSFYGANLLNTTAPPLTWLRYSAFMVLYPVGITGEIGCLYKALPYIKKHKPWTVEMPNKLNFTFSWYNSVWFILLGVYPYGSYVMYSYMLAQRRKMFAKAASERAKKSA from the coding sequence ATGGGCATCCGGGACATGTACCTGCTCGCCTACAACGCGAGCATGTGTGTTGGCTGGGGTGCTATCCTCGTGAAGGTAGTGAAGCATTTCGtggacggcggcgacgctgcgtcTGTCTACCCCGAGATTGCGCAGCTCCTGTGCGTTGCCCAGACCGGCGCCCTTGCCGAAATCCTCCACGCCGCCTTCGGGATCGTGCGCAGTCCCGTCGGCACCACCCTCTTGCAGGTTTTGTCGCGCCTCATCGTGCTGTACGGTGCCGTGCGCCTCGGTGACACGGAGGCGACACGGAGCCTCGCCTTTGTGCAGATGGTGGTCGCCTGGTGCCTCAGCGAGGTCATTCGCTACTCCTTTTACGGTGCGAACCTCCTCAACACCACTGCTCCGCCGCTGACATGGCTGCGCTACTCCGCCTTCATGGTCCTCTACCCAGTCGGCATCACGGGTGAGATCGGCTGCCTCTACAAGGCGCTGCCGTACATCAAGAAGCACAAGCCATGGACAGTGGAGATGCCGAACAAGCTGAACTTCACGTTCTCGTGGTACAACAGCGTGTGGttcatcctcctcggcgtCTACCCCTATGGCAGCTACGTCATGTACTCCTATATGCTCGCTCAGCGCCGCAAGATGTTCGCCAAGGCCGCCTccgagagagcgaagaagtCGGCGTAG
- a CDS encoding putative hydrogenase, producing MKRGGNALSHDPGIPAAAQHPDVVKVTLQDCLACSGCVTTAETVLVNAQSRHEIVSALLTSPSSTSSSATGMGSAYRPRLVSISTQSCASLAAHLQMPVATVYELVAGFVRTALTTAALQEAQRNSAIAAAGPLPAVTGNAKETKLSGEMSGAPQTAAPDAATTAFPNSEPAIFVIDLEWAEQLSAELTAQEYDRRRRGGGNAEVGPLPLIVSACPGWVCYCEKQGSALLPHLCPVMSAQGIAGSYAKRTVAADLYHVSIQPCFDRKLEAARDSMALATAPLTEKVDTQVFYTDCVLSTAELLEWMKEVDPTLPWRGQLDTDITTTAAAALAGDNCTGYPAQQPTQLNEEELSASAPPPSAPAVFALAHDATRFAGSGGYHQSVIAHRLQAERAATLPPSLSSSPNTSTTITYEVRRNRNHQLATCAALPGEVFCIGYGFQQIQNVVRGLKKRMPAMRSYTFIELMACPDGCLNGGGQVRPTQQPHTETLDIVLDAYARHIEVSRGRSNLPAATAATPSGSALACVSASPYCDGGDEQAENGENAMKAQRPRIEAAQQPFANATIAATAPSLGDALWRCTFRDREKEFAEMLNDGNVHSLKW from the coding sequence ATGAAGCGTGGCGGTAACGCACTGTCCCATGACCCAGGCAtccctgctgccgcccagCACCCTGATGTTGTGAAGGTCACTCTGCAAGACTGCCTGGCGTGCAGTGGCTGCGTGACGACCGCGGAAACAGTGCTGGTCAACGCGCAGAGCCGCCATGAGATTGTGTCTGCCCTCCTTACATCGCCCTCATCAACATCATCGTCAGCGACAGGGATGGGGAGTGCCTATCGTCCTCGGCTCGTGAGCATCAGCACGCAGTCGTGCGCCTCCCTCGCCGCGCACCTTCAGATGCCCGTGGCTACCGTGTACGAGTTGGTGGCAGGCTTTGTGCGGACAGCGCTTACGacagctgcgctgcaggaggcacAGCGGAATTCCGCgattgccgctgctgggccGCTGCCTGCGGTCACGGGGAACGCCAAAGAGACGAAACTGAGCGGGGAGATGAGCGGCGCCCCGCAGACAGCCGCGCCAGATGCCGCCACGACAGCCTTCCCCAACTCGGAACCGGCAATCTTTGTGATAGACCTTGAGTGGGCAGAGCAGCTGTCCGCGGAGCTGACGGCGCAGGAGTACgaccgtcgtcgtcgcggtggcggcaaTGCCGAGGTTGGGCCACTTCCGCTGATCGTCTCTGCATGTCCAGGTTGGGTATGCTACTGTGAGAAGCAAGgctcagcgctgctgccgcacctctGCCCTGTCATGTCCGCTCAGGGTATCGCCGGCAGCTACGCAAAGCGCACCGTTGCCGCAGACCTCTACCACGTGTCGATTCAGCCCTGCTTTGACCGAAAGCTCGAGGCAGCGCGGGACTCGATGGCAttggcgacagcgccgctCACCGAAAAGGTGGACACGCAGGTCTTCTACACGGACTGTGTTCTAAGCACCGCCGAGTTGCTGGAGTGGATGAAAGAGGTGGACccgacgctgccgtggcggggGCAGCTGGACACAGACATCACcacgaccgccgccgccgccttggcTGGCGACAACTGCACAGGCTACCCGGCCCAGCAGCCCACACAGTTGAACGAAGAAGAATTGTCCGcatcagcaccgccaccctcgGCCCCTGCTGTCTTCGCACTCGCCCACGATGCAACAAGGTTCGCCGGCAGTGGGGGCTACCATCAATCAGTCATCGCCCATCGCCTGCAGGCGGAAAGGGCAGcaacgctgccgccctcGTTGTCATCATCGCCAAACACGTCCACCACCATCACGTACGAAGTGAGGCGCAACCGCAATCATCAGctcgccacctgcgccgccctgCCGGGTGAGGTGTTCTGCATCGGGTATGGCTTCCAACAAATCCAAAACGTGGTGCGCGGCCTCAAGAAGCGCATGCCTGCGATGCGCAGTTACACCTTCATCGAGCTCATGGCATGCCCAGATGGGTGCTTGAACGGCGGTGGGCAGGTGAGaccgacgcagcagccccacACGGAGACCCTGGACATCGTCTTGGATGCCTACGCGAGGCACATCGAGGTGAGTCGCGGGAGGAGCAACCTTCCCGCAGCCACAGCTGCTACCCCTTCGGGATCGGCACTcgcctgtgtgtctgccAGCCCATActgtgacggcggcgacgagcAAGCTGAGAACGGAGAGAACGCCATGAAGGCTCAGCGACCTCGCATTgaggcagcacagcagccCTTCGCCAATGCCACCATCGCTGCCACAGCCCCCTCGCTGGGGGACGCGCTGTGGCGTTGCACCTTTCGCGACCGCGAAAAAGAGTTTGCCGAGATGCTGAACGACGGCAACGTGCACAGCTTAAAGTGGTGA